Proteins from one Pseudomonas grandcourensis genomic window:
- a CDS encoding TRAP transporter large permease: MDAFILLGSFIALILIGMPVAYALGFAALIGAWWIDIPFQALMIQVAGGVNKFSLLAIPFFVLAGAIMAEGGMSRRLVAFAGVLVGFVRGGLSLVNIMASTFFGAISGSSVADTASVGSVLIPEMERRGYPREFATAVTVSGSVQALLTPPSHNSVLYSLAAGGTVSIASLFMAGVVPGLLMSACLMVLCLIFAKKRDYPKGEVIPMREALKICGEALWGLMAMVIILGGILSGIFTATESAAIAVLWSFFVTMFIYRDYKWSELPKLMHRTVRTISIVMILIGFAASFGYIMTLMQIPAKITTLFLTLSDNRYVILMCINVMLLLLGTVMDMAPLILILTPILMPVILGIGVDPVQFGMIMLVNLGIGLITPPVGAVLFVGSAVGKVSIESTVKALLPFYGVLFLVLMAVTYIPAISLWLPHLVL, translated from the coding sequence ATGGACGCTTTTATTCTGTTGGGCAGTTTTATCGCGTTGATCCTGATCGGCATGCCGGTCGCCTACGCCCTGGGGTTTGCCGCACTGATCGGCGCCTGGTGGATCGACATCCCGTTCCAGGCGCTGATGATTCAGGTAGCCGGGGGCGTGAACAAGTTCTCCCTGCTGGCGATTCCGTTCTTCGTCCTGGCGGGCGCGATCATGGCCGAGGGCGGTATGTCCAGGCGCCTGGTGGCGTTTGCCGGGGTGCTGGTGGGCTTCGTGCGCGGCGGCTTGTCGCTGGTCAACATCATGGCCTCGACCTTCTTCGGCGCGATCTCCGGCTCCTCGGTGGCGGACACCGCCTCGGTCGGCTCGGTGCTGATTCCGGAAATGGAGCGCCGTGGCTATCCACGGGAATTCGCCACGGCGGTGACCGTCAGCGGTTCGGTGCAAGCGCTGCTGACACCGCCCAGCCACAACTCGGTTCTCTACTCCCTGGCCGCCGGCGGCACGGTGTCGATCGCCTCGCTGTTCATGGCTGGTGTAGTGCCGGGCCTGTTGATGAGCGCGTGCCTGATGGTGCTGTGCCTGATCTTCGCCAAGAAGCGTGACTACCCGAAAGGGGAAGTCATTCCGATGCGCGAAGCGCTGAAGATCTGCGGCGAAGCGCTGTGGGGACTGATGGCGATGGTGATCATCCTCGGCGGCATCCTGTCGGGTATTTTCACCGCGACCGAATCGGCGGCGATTGCCGTGCTGTGGTCGTTCTTCGTGACCATGTTCATCTACCGCGACTACAAGTGGAGCGAACTGCCAAAACTGATGCACCGCACCGTGCGGACGATTTCGATCGTGATGATCCTGATCGGTTTCGCCGCCAGCTTCGGCTACATCATGACCCTGATGCAGATCCCGGCGAAGATCACCACGCTGTTCCTGACCCTGTCGGACAACCGCTACGTGATCCTGATGTGCATCAACGTCATGCTGCTGTTGCTCGGCACGGTCATGGACATGGCGCCGCTGATCCTGATCCTCACACCGATCCTGATGCCGGTGATCCTCGGTATTGGCGTGGACCCGGTGCAGTTCGGCATGATCATGCTGGTGAACCTGGGCATCGGCTTGATCACACCGCCCGTGGGTGCGGTACTGTTCGTGGGGTCGGCGGTGGGCAAGGTCAGCATCGAATCCACCGTGAAAGCCCTGCTGCCGTTCTATGGCGTGCTGTTCCTGGTGCTGATGGCCGTGACCTACATTCCGGCAATCTCACTGTGGTTGCCGCATTTGGTGTTGTGA
- a CDS encoding aldose 1-epimerase: protein MTPTLLELEDELTHLTLAPELGASIVNWTVRSTGQPLLRHADEHALNSGLPGKLGCFPLIPWSNRIADGGFDCPDGWLALAPNSLTDPLPIHGSAWQQAWDVVSRSKNEVVLQLDSTTPFAYRARQRFHLSAGKLSIEMHVTHLAEHAAWHGLGLHPYLPRTPNTRLQAPARHVWMCDGAKLPTELSALPVEWDFQQPKALPESLVDNGFCEWNGHCLIEQADLGYALDCQATGSDYYLLYCPVGLGFFCIEPVSHPVNAHHLPGRPGLRLLEQGQSTELAFTLQYRPFQAVTPNN, encoded by the coding sequence ATGACGCCAACACTCCTCGAACTCGAAGACGAACTCACCCACCTCACCCTCGCCCCGGAACTCGGCGCCAGCATCGTCAACTGGACCGTGCGCAGCACTGGCCAGCCCTTGCTGCGCCACGCAGATGAGCATGCCCTGAACAGCGGCCTGCCCGGCAAGCTCGGCTGCTTTCCCTTGATCCCCTGGTCCAACCGCATCGCCGATGGCGGTTTCGATTGCCCCGATGGCTGGCTGGCACTGGCGCCCAACAGCCTCACCGATCCCCTGCCGATTCACGGCAGCGCCTGGCAGCAGGCGTGGGACGTGGTTTCCCGGTCGAAAAATGAAGTGGTCCTGCAACTCGACAGCACAACCCCCTTCGCTTATCGCGCCCGGCAACGTTTCCATTTGAGCGCGGGCAAGCTGAGCATCGAGATGCACGTCACGCACCTGGCTGAACACGCTGCGTGGCATGGTCTGGGATTGCATCCCTATCTGCCGCGCACACCGAACACCCGACTACAGGCACCCGCCCGGCACGTGTGGATGTGCGACGGGGCAAAACTGCCGACGGAACTCAGCGCATTGCCGGTCGAGTGGGATTTCCAGCAACCGAAGGCATTGCCCGAATCCTTGGTGGACAACGGTTTTTGTGAATGGAACGGCCACTGCCTGATCGAGCAAGCAGATCTTGGTTACGCTCTCGACTGCCAGGCTACCGGCAGCGATTACTACCTGCTCTACTGCCCTGTGGGCCTGGGGTTTTTCTGCATCGAACCGGTCAGCCACCCGGTCAATGCGCACCACCTGCCCGGTCGACCAGGATTACGCTTGCTGGAACAGGGTCAATCCACCGAACTGGCCTTCACCCTGCAGTACCGACCGTTTCAGGCAGTCACCCCCAACAATTGA
- a CDS encoding NahK/ErcS family hybrid sensor histidine kinase/response regulator — protein sequence MAKPSDEQQRALTGLLGLGSHSARKSHYPELAARLDELEAERNRYKWLFENAVHGIFQASLHDGMRAANPALARMLGYQDPQEVLFSLTDLGSTLFVDGAQELETIGEILRHQRSLHGYETRLRRKDGSHLDVLMNLLLKPGQEGLVEGFVSDITERKLAQRRLQQLNDELEQRVVARTDELLEANRNLQQQITQRKQIARALRDARDAAEAANHSKDKYLAAASHDLLQPLNAARLLISTLRERKLPEAEQVLVERTHQALEGAEDLLTDLLDISRLDQAAVKPDVALYRLDELLGPLVSEFQSVAQAAGLNLRVRMADYAISTDLRLMTRILRNFLSNACRYTDEGSILLAARRRGEMLRLEVWDTGRGIAADRLDSIFLEFNQLDVGRAADRKGVGLGLAIVERIAKILGYRIGVYSMPGRGSMFSIEVPISDEVPLPVSQAVPQPGTGNPLPGRRLLVIDNEVSILDSMSALLGQWGCDVLVATDEEAALAALRGQAPELILADYHLDHGVVGCDVVRHLREHFHQDIPAVIITADRTDHCRRALQRLNAPLLNKPVKPGKLRAVLSQLLGVTA from the coding sequence ATGGCGAAGCCCTCTGACGAGCAACAACGGGCCCTGACGGGGCTGCTGGGGCTGGGCAGCCACTCGGCGCGCAAGAGTCATTACCCGGAGCTGGCCGCGCGCCTGGATGAGCTGGAAGCCGAGCGTAACCGCTACAAGTGGCTGTTCGAAAACGCGGTGCACGGGATCTTCCAGGCCAGCCTGCACGACGGCATGCGCGCCGCCAACCCGGCGCTGGCACGCATGCTCGGCTACCAGGACCCGCAGGAGGTGCTGTTCTCCCTGACCGACCTGGGCAGCACCCTGTTCGTCGACGGCGCGCAGGAGCTGGAAACCATTGGCGAAATCCTCAGGCACCAGCGCAGCCTGCACGGCTATGAAACCCGCTTGCGGCGCAAGGACGGCAGTCACCTCGATGTGTTGATGAACCTGCTGCTCAAGCCCGGTCAGGAAGGGCTGGTAGAAGGGTTCGTCTCCGATATCACCGAGCGCAAGCTGGCCCAGCGACGCCTGCAGCAACTCAATGACGAACTGGAGCAGCGCGTCGTCGCGCGCACCGATGAATTGCTCGAAGCCAACCGTAACCTTCAGCAGCAGATCACCCAGCGTAAACAGATCGCCCGGGCCTTGCGCGACGCCCGCGATGCCGCCGAGGCCGCCAATCACAGCAAGGACAAATACCTCGCCGCCGCCAGCCACGACCTGCTGCAACCGCTGAACGCCGCGCGGTTGCTGATTTCGACCCTGCGCGAACGCAAACTGCCGGAAGCCGAGCAGGTGCTGGTGGAGCGCACTCACCAGGCGCTGGAAGGGGCTGAAGACCTGCTGACGGATCTGCTCGACATTTCCCGGCTCGATCAGGCCGCGGTCAAGCCGGACGTTGCCTTGTACCGCCTTGACGAACTGCTCGGGCCGCTGGTGTCGGAGTTCCAGTCTGTCGCCCAGGCCGCCGGCTTGAACCTGCGGGTGCGTATGGCCGATTACGCCATCAGCACCGACTTGCGCCTGATGACGCGGATCCTGCGCAACTTCCTCAGCAATGCCTGCCGCTACACCGATGAAGGCAGCATCCTGCTGGCGGCAAGGCGTCGGGGCGAGATGTTGCGCCTGGAGGTCTGGGACACCGGGCGTGGCATCGCCGCCGACCGGCTCGATTCGATCTTCCTCGAGTTCAACCAGCTGGACGTCGGCCGCGCCGCCGACCGCAAGGGTGTGGGCCTGGGGCTGGCGATTGTCGAGCGCATCGCCAAGATCCTTGGCTACAGGATCGGCGTGTACTCGATGCCGGGGCGGGGTTCGATGTTCAGCATCGAGGTGCCGATATCCGACGAGGTTCCGTTGCCCGTGAGTCAGGCGGTGCCACAACCGGGCACCGGCAACCCGCTGCCGGGCCGCCGTTTACTGGTGATCGACAACGAAGTGAGCATTCTCGACAGCATGAGCGCGTTGCTCGGGCAGTGGGGCTGCGACGTTCTGGTCGCCACTGATGAAGAGGCTGCGTTGGCGGCGCTACGCGGGCAGGCGCCGGAACTGATTCTCGCCGACTATCACCTCGATCACGGGGTGGTCGGCTGTGATGTGGTGCGACATTTGCGCGAGCATTTCCACCAGGACATTCCCGCGGTGATCATTACCGCCGACCGCACCGACCATTGTCGGCGTGCGTTGCAGCGGCTCAACGCACCCTTGCTGAACAAACCGGTGAAGCCCGGCAAGTTACGAGCGGTGTTGAGTCAATTGTTGGGGGTGACTGCCTGA
- a CDS encoding TRAP transporter small permease has product MKNLLLRINDRIYMACIWVAGLSVLAISLMIPWGIFARYVLGTGSSWPEPTAILLMMVFTFIGAAASYRSGSHMAVAMLTDRMPPHLRKAAAIVAQLLMATICLFMAIWGSKLCLSTWNQFMSALPTLRVGITYMPIPVGGVLTLVFVLEKLLLGDQSNRRVVRFDLVEENEGAA; this is encoded by the coding sequence ATGAAGAATCTGCTGCTGCGTATCAACGACAGGATTTACATGGCCTGCATCTGGGTTGCCGGCCTGTCGGTCCTGGCCATTTCCCTGATGATCCCCTGGGGCATTTTTGCCCGTTACGTGCTCGGCACCGGCTCCAGTTGGCCGGAGCCCACGGCCATTTTGCTGATGATGGTGTTCACCTTCATCGGCGCCGCCGCCAGCTACCGCTCCGGTTCGCACATGGCGGTGGCGATGCTCACCGACCGCATGCCGCCGCACCTGCGCAAGGCCGCGGCCATTGTCGCGCAACTGCTGATGGCGACCATCTGCCTGTTCATGGCCATCTGGGGCAGCAAGCTGTGCCTGTCCACCTGGAACCAGTTCATGAGCGCCCTGCCGACCCTGCGGGTGGGCATCACGTACATGCCGATTCCGGTGGGTGGCGTGCTGACGCTGGTGTTTGTCCTGGAGAAACTCTTGCTCGGTGACCAGAGCAACCGTCGGGTCGTGCGTTTCGACCTCGTTGAAGAAAACGAAGGGGCTGCCTGA